A window of Gadus chalcogrammus isolate NIFS_2021 chromosome 2, NIFS_Gcha_1.0, whole genome shotgun sequence genomic DNA:
tgtgtgtgtgtgtgtgtgtgtgtgtgtgtgtgtgtgtgtgtgtgtgtgtgtgtgtgtgtgtgcactccgAGCCTTTCCTGCTTCTGATTGGTCCCCCTCCTCCAGGTCAGGTCAGCAGCGGGGCGGACAGGAAGTTTGCCCTGCTGGAGGACCTGTTCAGGAAGTTCCCCCGCATGCCCGTCAACGTGGAGATCAAGGAGCTGAACTGCAGGCTGATCCAGAAGGTACCAGGAGGGGTGGGATGATCTTCCCGGGCACTGGGTCCTTCTCGGCCCCGGGATGACCCAGAGAATGAGTGTTTGGCTCCTGGTTTAATCAGTCAGTCCCTCTGGACGGCAGCATGCTGAGCCAGGAGGGTTAGCTCACCTAACCACGCAACGAGCTGGATCTCCTCCATCTCACTCAGATATCCCAGTCTCTAGAATCTATACTAACTGTAAGAGTGGCTGCTGCGGGTCCTGTACTGAACAAAGAGAATCCCACTCCATCATAGACACTGTGTGCGCGTGGACAGGGAGGTGAAGTCTCTCCGGAACTCTCCGCAGGTGTCTGAGCTGGTGAGGCGCTATGGCAGAGAGCCCATCACGGTCTGGGCCTCGGCGGACCACAGCATCCTGAGGACCTGCAGACGAGAGGTGAGCTCCGCCACGGTCGACCCCCTCCGGGACTCTGCCGTCTGGGGGGGTTAGAGACTCAGCCTGAGGGACCCAGCTGGTACTCACAGGCTCACacgctccctcccccctccatccatcccccctctccctcctccctccctccatccctcccccccctccctctctcacccctctccttccctgcctccctccctctctccctctctcaccccctccctcctccctccatccctccctcctccgtccatccctcccccctctccctcctccctccctccatccctctccctccctgcctccctccctctctccctctcaccccctctctccctccgtccccaGAACCCCTCCATGCCGTACAGCTTCAGCATGAGGCGaggcgtgctgctgctgctgctgttctacAGCGGCCTGCTGCCCTTCGTCCCTCTGGGCGAGAGCTTCCTGCAGTTCTACCTCATCCCCGTCATCAACAGGTGGGTGTGGTTCACTTATGGATCATGGATTCATCTCTGTGTCTTAATATGCTAAATGAAGGGGGAGGCGACGTCTAGCAGCTTCACCAGATGATCTCATGCTCATCTTtgaatttctgtgtgtgtgtgtgtgtgtgtgtgtgtgtgtgtgtgtgtgtgtgtgtgtgtgtgtgtgtgtgtgtgtgtgtgtgtgtgtgtgtgtgtgtgtgtgtgtgtgtgtgtgtgtgtgtgtgtgtctgtgagataGACATCCCCACCCTACACATTCCAACTGTTAGCAGTGCTGTAAACAATCTTCACCGTGTGTTTTTATTGGTTATCAGGTCTGTGCTGCTTCAGCTGTGAGAAGCTGATTAGGTGAACGTGTGTATGATGTATATGATGCTgaaatgttctctctctctctctctctctctctctctctgaaggacGTTCATACCTGAAGAAAGAATCTTGAAAAACAAGCTGGTTCTCCTTTTTCTAGAGAAGTAAGTGCTGAGCTATTGTGGTTTTAACCCCCACTCCTCCACACTGGTTACAATAACCTGGTTACCATAACTTCATCTGGTTTCCTCACCAGTCTGGGTTTCCCTTTGCGTGTAAACACACTGATTGATCGAATCGGATTCGAGTTTTACGTTTTGCTTTTCCTTTGAAAAATGCATCGGGAAAAAGGGCCCTGGGTAACAGTTGCTCCAGCCTTTAAAAGATAAGTGAATGGTAAAGAAATATAAAGACTCAAATCATCTCCGTCCTCCTAGGCTGACGATGAGACCGAGCCTCTTCAGACACCTGGCAGCCCGCGGGATCCAGGTAAGAAAGAtgtctgatctctctctctctctctccctctccctctccctctctctctctctctctctctctctctctctctctctctctctctctctctctctctctctctctctctctctctctctctctctctctctctctctctctctctctctctctctctctcccaccccctccctccctaccttgCTCCTAAAGTACACAGGTTCTGGATTTTTTTCtccattaaaatatatattttaaaaccgTCCAAAACAGATCTAAAGCTCCTCAGAAATGCAGGGTGTTGATTCATGGTTCAATGCTGGACCTGTAATTATTACTTAATGCTTAATGGAAGGACTACCTGCTGCAGgtccatttgtttgtttgcaacgAGGAGCGGGACAtggagacggcgttgggacTGGGCGCCACGGGGGTGATGACGGATTACCCCACACGTCTCACCAACTTCCTGTCCCGCCTCAGACCGCAGGAAGCTGACCCACGCTGACTCTTCTCCGAAGGAAGAAGCTAAGCACGATGCTAAGCTAATGCTTAGCAGAAGTAGCCCACCTAAATGGGTACATGCTGGTTTGGATGCTTCTGAATAGAGTTCAACCTAGATGAATAACGgtgaaataaaacaatgttgAAAAAGAAAGCACAAAGACTAAAGGTTCCTTCTTTTGATTAAAACTAGTTATTCCCGCTGTGCGGGTTTTAGTGGGGGTTCTGGAGTACAAAGGATGCACCCCGTGGTTCGATGGGAATGTGTACTGGTTTGACTGGTTGTTTTGAGGGTTGGGCCTTGATGATTTTctgataagaaaataaatatgacGTCATTATGGATTTTGTTCATATTACTTATTCTAAGTTCTGTGGCGCAGTTGACCTatagaacattaatagttaaaTTTATAGGAGAAGAGTTACAAACAATCtgaattattttaataatcctGTCCTCATTTATTCTGTTTATTTAAAGTTTGTATTTCCATAAGTACGTAGGTAATGACCTTTTCGAGTCTAGCAATCTGGTGAAATGAGGGACACCTTCTGTTGACCAAAGAGGCGTTTATGTGCACAATATAATGGATGTCTTCTGAGTTTCCCCGTGGTCAAAGTCTGCACACATTACTGTGATAATAATCAACCAGCTTCCTGCTGGAACAAAGCAATTCTTTTTCTTACTGGGCTGGCTGTGCATTGCAGTGCGACCAGTGTGTTTATACAGTAGGTGTGAGCTCATTAATCGCTGTTAATCTCTCCAGCGCTGACATTACTTCTCCTATGACCACAGGAACAGAGTTCTGTAATGTTCTTTAACAAATGAGCATACCCTACTAACAATACCAATCTATCTTCAATTAAAAAACATTGCTTTTGTTATCCGTGCTTTTATCTTTTCTtgtatttaaaaacacaaattaTTTGGTCGTGCAGAAATAATACTGTGCAGGTGAAAGTTTCACTCCAATATTTTCAGACTGCTGCTCTTTGTACCTCCGAGGCCATAACAAGACAAGCATGTGAGGTCCGCTCTCATTGGTTGACCTATATTCCGTCTATCAAATCTTCGAATGCTATTGGTCGGCTGAGATGTGTTTTGCACTAGGTGGCGCAGACGCACTTCCGCCAGTCTGTGTTTTGGTAAACAAGGATATTTTTTTCTCCCGCCACGGCCGCGAAAATAACCTTTCTCGAGCGAGACGACGTTGAAATATTAATTAAATAACGACATCGAAGTGAGTTTCGAGTTGGACCAGATCTGTGAGCCAGGGgtgtgaaggggctgagggatCTGTTG
This region includes:
- the gdpd3a gene encoding lysophospholipase D GDPD3a, translated to MSGLLFLVFPVLGGYALTSLYLLRNPQLLHRRKRTAFHSRHISHRGGCGERIENTMEAFKNSEGLGTELIELDCHLTADGHVIVSHDENLLRQTGHDVDVSSLNLQDLPLYKERLEVTFNAGQVSSGADRKFALLEDLFRKFPRMPVNVEIKELNCRLIQKVSELVRRYGREPITVWASADHSILRTCRRENPSMPYSFSMRRGVLLLLLFYSGLLPFVPLGESFLQFYLIPVINRTFIPEERILKNKLVLLFLEKLTMRPSLFRHLAARGIQVHLFVCNEERDMETALGLGATGVMTDYPTRLTNFLSRLRPQEADPR